One region of Prosthecobacter fusiformis genomic DNA includes:
- a CDS encoding CHAD domain-containing protein, translated as MNDLQDHPEEALHQLRVRMKKMEALLRLSRGAMGKKRREKLRAEIKAVKNAGGDQRDAMVLQKLAGELGRKQGLRLPETPLPLEKPRMRQIKTLMTRLQKDLSAQSFEKLSWEDIQENFEASYRTGRRLMREAEETQDPEAFHQWRKRVKVLHHQTGALEEYLPHVQKRLERSRDLGRLLGREQDLALLEEATQTPSPDRAWKRVIKANRDKVRPQALELGEKVYQRPASKFGRMRR; from the coding sequence GTGAATGATCTGCAAGACCACCCGGAAGAGGCACTGCACCAACTGCGAGTGCGGATGAAAAAAATGGAGGCCCTGCTGAGACTGAGCCGTGGAGCGATGGGCAAGAAACGGCGGGAAAAACTGAGGGCTGAGATCAAGGCGGTCAAGAATGCCGGGGGTGATCAGCGGGATGCCATGGTGCTGCAAAAGCTGGCGGGGGAACTGGGGCGGAAACAAGGTCTGCGCTTGCCCGAGACTCCCCTGCCCCTGGAGAAACCACGGATGCGACAGATCAAGACCTTGATGACCCGGTTGCAAAAAGATCTGTCCGCACAGTCATTTGAAAAGCTCAGCTGGGAGGATATCCAGGAGAACTTTGAGGCCAGCTATCGGACAGGACGGCGACTGATGAGAGAGGCGGAAGAAACCCAGGACCCGGAGGCGTTTCACCAGTGGCGCAAGCGAGTGAAGGTGCTGCATCATCAGACCGGAGCCCTGGAGGAATATCTGCCTCACGTCCAGAAGAGACTGGAGCGCAGCCGCGACCTGGGAAGACTGCTGGGCCGGGAGCAGGATCTGGCGCTTTTGGAAGAAGCAACTCAGACGCCCAGCCCGGACCGGGCGTGGAAGAGGGTGATCAAAGCCAACCGAGACAAGGTGCGCCCCCAAGCTCTGGAGCTGGGGGAGAAGGTGTATCAACGTCCTGCGAGCAAGTTTGGGCGAATGAGGAGGTGA
- a CDS encoding LpxI family protein, whose protein sequence is MSPDLSTIALIAGNGIYPETFVKAARRAGVQKLVVAAFINETKPELADMVDAIEWFRVGQLSKMIAFFVRQGVKQTVMVGQIAPKNLFDLRPDLRLLMMLARLKQRNAETLFGAISDEMAKDGITLLPATTFLEDLMPARGPVAGPAIKKRRWEDADYGFTIAKESSRLDIGQTVVVKNGTVLAVEAFEGTNEAVKRGGAMGRGGATMVKVAKPNQDMRFDVPVIGPDTIRTAAEAGVDLIAVEAGKTLLLGLDELRLECQQRKVSVIAL, encoded by the coding sequence ATGTCCCCAGATCTCTCCACCATCGCCCTCATCGCCGGGAACGGCATCTATCCCGAGACCTTTGTCAAGGCAGCCCGCAGGGCAGGGGTGCAGAAGCTGGTGGTCGCCGCTTTTATCAATGAAACCAAACCGGAACTGGCGGACATGGTGGACGCCATCGAATGGTTCCGTGTCGGCCAGCTTAGCAAGATGATCGCCTTTTTTGTTAGGCAGGGTGTGAAGCAGACCGTGATGGTCGGGCAGATCGCTCCCAAAAATCTCTTCGATCTCCGTCCCGATCTTCGTCTCTTGATGATGCTCGCCCGGCTGAAGCAGAGGAACGCCGAAACCCTCTTTGGTGCCATCAGTGATGAAATGGCCAAGGACGGCATCACTCTCCTGCCTGCCACCACGTTTCTGGAAGACCTCATGCCGGCGCGTGGTCCGGTCGCAGGACCGGCCATTAAAAAACGCCGCTGGGAAGATGCAGATTATGGTTTCACCATTGCCAAGGAAAGCAGCCGCCTGGACATCGGCCAGACCGTGGTGGTGAAAAACGGTACCGTCCTCGCCGTCGAAGCCTTTGAAGGCACCAACGAAGCCGTGAAGCGCGGCGGTGCCATGGGCCGTGGCGGTGCCACCATGGTGAAGGTGGCCAAGCCTAACCAGGATATGCGTTTTGATGTCCCGGTCATCGGCCCAGATACCATTCGCACCGCAGCCGAGGCCGGCGTGGATCTAATTGCTGTGGAAGCAGGTAAAACCTTGTTGTTAGGCCTTGATGAATTGCGCCTGGAATGCCAGCAAAGAAAGGTTTCCGTCATTGCCCTTTAA
- a CDS encoding tetratricopeptide repeat protein, translating into MLLTALKVKLAAMVAVAGIDTAEMSNVSPALESVLTQLAADQKSASEQPGKGPDVNASFNAALAKVKELAQNGDKDAQYALGHWGVLSNSNVNEIIELFRKAAAQGQTLAKVELAQVLLQAFPQDQERVLEAVKLIQEAEAAGNKVARRLLANLHIAGVGGVEKSVDKAKALLEKGSAEGDGESTLGLSQLYAAGVPGLPKDEQKSLDYLIEATKQKNAVAMSTYAARLFDGDPAVEGSKQLVKKDPATALKMFEDAAATGFAAANRLLGAIYENGLGGQTKDLKKAVEYYTKAANANDAQALFRLGNYFESGLNEGEGDKAVSVVQQNAKSALDLYRLAAQNGSAEAFYNVGVYYETGTVVDKDPAKAFTFHLRAANSGLAQAQHRLAGLYQNGTGVAQDVVAAMGWYQRAAAQNFAASQVALGQMYEIGAGGAANPAAAAQEYTNAAEQGAPLAMVRLASLYERGLGTAKNEPDLARALAYAKLAADASGNAEVAVKYRDELQAKMTAAQIAEATKIYDSKKASAPAASATPAAPAKPATPAKKK; encoded by the coding sequence ATGTTACTCACAGCCCTTAAAGTTAAACTTGCTGCCATGGTCGCCGTCGCCGGTATTGATACCGCCGAGATGTCGAACGTGAGTCCAGCTCTGGAATCCGTGCTGACCCAGCTCGCAGCCGATCAAAAGTCCGCCTCCGAACAGCCTGGAAAAGGCCCAGATGTCAACGCATCCTTCAATGCTGCTCTCGCCAAGGTCAAGGAACTCGCCCAAAACGGAGACAAGGATGCTCAATACGCGCTGGGTCACTGGGGCGTGCTCAGCAACAGCAACGTCAATGAGATCATTGAACTCTTCCGCAAAGCCGCAGCCCAGGGACAGACCCTCGCTAAAGTGGAGCTCGCCCAGGTCCTCCTCCAGGCATTCCCTCAGGATCAGGAGCGCGTCCTCGAAGCTGTCAAGCTGATCCAGGAAGCTGAAGCCGCAGGCAACAAAGTCGCCCGCCGTCTTCTGGCTAACCTTCACATCGCCGGCGTCGGTGGTGTGGAAAAGAGCGTCGATAAAGCCAAGGCTCTCCTTGAAAAAGGCAGCGCTGAAGGTGACGGCGAATCCACCCTCGGCCTCAGCCAGCTTTATGCAGCCGGCGTTCCCGGACTGCCTAAGGACGAGCAGAAGTCCCTCGATTATCTCATCGAAGCCACCAAGCAGAAAAACGCTGTGGCCATGAGCACCTATGCCGCACGTCTTTTTGATGGCGATCCAGCCGTCGAAGGCAGCAAGCAGCTCGTGAAGAAAGACCCTGCCACAGCTTTGAAGATGTTTGAAGATGCAGCCGCCACCGGCTTTGCTGCTGCCAACCGTCTCCTCGGTGCCATTTATGAAAATGGTCTCGGTGGTCAGACCAAGGACCTCAAGAAGGCTGTCGAATACTATACCAAGGCCGCTAACGCCAACGATGCCCAGGCTCTCTTCCGTCTCGGCAACTACTTCGAATCCGGCCTTAACGAAGGCGAAGGCGACAAGGCTGTCTCCGTCGTCCAGCAGAACGCCAAGAGCGCTCTGGACCTCTACCGCCTCGCAGCCCAGAACGGTTCTGCGGAAGCTTTCTACAACGTCGGTGTCTATTATGAAACCGGCACTGTCGTGGACAAGGATCCTGCCAAGGCCTTCACCTTCCATCTGCGCGCTGCTAACTCCGGTCTTGCCCAGGCCCAACATCGTCTGGCCGGTCTTTACCAGAATGGTACCGGTGTAGCTCAGGACGTCGTTGCCGCCATGGGGTGGTATCAGCGCGCTGCTGCTCAGAACTTCGCTGCCAGCCAGGTCGCTCTTGGCCAGATGTATGAAATCGGTGCCGGTGGTGCTGCCAATCCTGCCGCTGCTGCACAGGAATACACCAATGCTGCCGAGCAGGGTGCCCCCCTCGCTATGGTCCGCCTTGCAAGTCTGTATGAGCGTGGTCTTGGCACTGCCAAGAATGAGCCTGACCTCGCCCGCGCACTGGCTTATGCCAAGCTCGCTGCTGATGCTTCCGGCAACGCCGAAGTCGCCGTCAAATACCGCGATGAACTTCAGGCTAAGATGACCGCTGCTCAGATTGCTGAAGCAACGAAAATCTATGACAGCAAGAAAGCTTCCGCGCCTGCTGCCAGCGCTACACCTGCCGCTCCAGCGAAGCCTGCAACACCTGCTAAAAAGAAATAA
- a CDS encoding DEAD/DEAH box helicase — translation MSRLKSGIKKAIGLGEKKPKTPPVEARNPAKMFPDEPASPARTGERPRRDGPRRDRPARAEGDERGPRPDRPAREPREPRGDRPPREPRGDRPAREPRGDRPARGDRPDGRGPRRGEKPARERDAGDSKPRENFEALPPPPAPPAPEGPFPEAFEVLGLSPAVLAAIRETGYEKPTQIQAEAIPVVMEGRDVVGASQTGTGKTAAFALPTLSRMGAPGKFRCLVLEPTRELAAQVVEQFEKYGKHTGLRVLLVHGGVGYEKQRKGLQQGVDVVVATPGRLLDFMQDGTANLENLEVLILDEVDRMLDMGFLPDVRRIVERTPKSRQTLFFSATMPPQIKTLAEFALKDPTSIEIGIRFSPAETVSHYMYPVASDQRQELLLAILKKTHFASLMIFTRTKAQADQLYSALQQEGEYKVAVMHSDIRQSERERALKGFRDGEFEVIVATDLAARGLDISGVTHVINYMVPENSEDYVHRIGRTGRAQKEGDAYTMFSAEELPSVASIERLINQKIERKKLEGFTYKYTTVLDEEDKARAILHGRGKKKRR, via the coding sequence ATGAGCCGCCTGAAGTCAGGTATCAAAAAAGCCATCGGACTGGGCGAAAAGAAACCCAAGACACCCCCGGTCGAAGCCCGTAATCCGGCCAAGATGTTTCCTGATGAACCGGCTTCCCCGGCCAGGACCGGAGAGCGCCCCCGTCGTGATGGCCCTCGTCGTGACCGTCCTGCTCGTGCTGAAGGTGATGAACGCGGTCCACGCCCAGATCGTCCTGCCCGTGAGCCTCGTGAACCCCGCGGTGACCGCCCTCCGCGCGAGCCGCGTGGGGACCGCCCGGCTCGTGAACCTCGCGGTGATCGTCCTGCCCGTGGCGACCGTCCAGATGGACGTGGTCCTCGTCGCGGAGAAAAGCCTGCCCGTGAGCGTGATGCTGGCGATTCCAAGCCTCGCGAGAACTTTGAGGCTCTGCCTCCACCACCCGCACCTCCGGCTCCCGAAGGTCCATTTCCAGAAGCCTTTGAAGTGCTGGGCCTCAGCCCCGCCGTCCTCGCCGCCATTCGTGAGACGGGTTATGAAAAGCCTACACAGATCCAGGCCGAAGCCATCCCCGTCGTTATGGAGGGCCGGGATGTCGTCGGTGCCTCACAGACTGGTACTGGCAAGACCGCAGCCTTTGCTCTTCCAACTCTGAGCCGTATGGGTGCCCCAGGCAAATTCCGTTGCTTGGTTCTCGAACCAACCCGCGAGCTCGCTGCCCAGGTGGTGGAGCAGTTTGAAAAGTATGGCAAGCATACCGGCCTCCGTGTCCTCTTGGTGCATGGGGGTGTGGGTTATGAAAAGCAGCGCAAAGGTCTCCAACAGGGCGTCGATGTGGTCGTAGCCACTCCGGGCCGCCTCCTTGATTTCATGCAGGATGGCACCGCCAATCTGGAGAATCTGGAAGTCCTGATCCTGGACGAAGTGGATCGCATGCTGGACATGGGTTTCCTTCCGGATGTCCGCCGCATCGTTGAGCGCACACCGAAGTCACGTCAGACTCTGTTCTTCTCGGCCACCATGCCGCCGCAGATCAAGACACTGGCTGAGTTTGCCCTCAAAGACCCGACGAGCATTGAGATCGGCATCCGCTTCTCCCCAGCGGAGACGGTCAGCCATTACATGTATCCCGTGGCCAGTGACCAGCGTCAGGAACTCCTGCTGGCTATTCTGAAGAAGACCCACTTCGCCAGCTTGATGATCTTCACCCGCACGAAGGCGCAGGCGGATCAGCTTTATTCCGCCCTCCAGCAGGAAGGTGAATACAAGGTCGCCGTCATGCACTCCGACATCCGTCAGAGCGAGCGTGAGCGCGCCTTGAAGGGCTTCCGCGATGGTGAGTTTGAAGTCATCGTGGCCACTGACCTCGCCGCCCGCGGCCTGGACATCAGCGGCGTGACCCACGTCATCAACTACATGGTGCCGGAGAACTCCGAAGACTACGTGCACCGCATCGGCCGCACCGGTCGTGCTCAAAAAGAAGGCGATGCTTACACCATGTTCAGCGCCGAGGAACTGCCTTCCGTCGCCAGCATTGAGCGATTGATCAACCAGAAGATTGAGCGCAAAAAGCTGGAAGGCTTCACTTACAAATATACCACCGTTCTCGATGAAGAGGACAAGGCCCGTGCGATCCTGCATGGCCGTGGCAAGAAGAAGCGCCGGTAA
- a CDS encoding cadherin-like beta sandwich domain-containing protein — protein MKLRCFYLFQAAVVAGLLWASGPVQAAPGDLDTLDLSVVGNTVHATVMQADGKMIVAGDFTSVLGVGRGHIARLNANGSLDVGFNPQANGRVYAVTVQADGKILAGGDFTSFQPNGVGGAIERNRVARLNVDGTVDASFDPKANLTVFSLALQTDGKVLLGGFFTTLQPNGAAESTPRNYLARVNTDGTVDASFDPKPNNLVRSVVVQEDGKILLGGAFGSLQPNGAAEATLRSRIARVYANGTLDADFDPKTDGIVYTVAVQADGKILLGGLFASLQPNGALASTARSRIARVNADGTLDMGFDPRANNSVFSIAVQTNGQILLGGLFSSLQPNGAAVSTLRNRIARVNGDGTLDTEFDPKPNNDVYSVGLQADGKILIGGTFGTLQPNGASVNTTRNRFARLMNDGVTQELSAPDITQVRWERDGAAPEVSQVTFEVSQDSGTTYTPLSGVATREGNTGSNWQLQGVSLPNSGQLRARAKTVGGYQNGSGGMVELVANFNTTESKAEIAVEYPFGTEIETGVGSVDFGSAASSGDGTGSTVRTFKVKNSGTDPLAGLGITFSGEDAGAFTVSAPAQAPVLPNGETTFTVRFSPEISGPNTARLLLASNDADENPYEIQVTGTGLISGNANLSGLTLSAGTLSPAFAAGTMTYVASVPYGDTSLTVTPMLKQPNATITVNGAPVLSGAVSSNIPLTVGMNTITVMVTAENETTQKTYTLTVTRGAAVAGDVDEMDVELEGTDVYAVAVQADGKVLIGGNFSSVLGVPRNHIARLNNDGTLDATFDPKAGGGIISCLTVQEDGKILVGGSFTSMQPNGAAESTPRHYIARLNTDGTLDATFDPKPNNVVRSVAVQADGMILLGGDFTTLQPNGGVTSTPRSKIARVNAQGEVDMDFDPRTNGTVFSVVEQTDGKILLGGAFTSLQPNGAEGSTARMYMARVNADGTLDTAFDPQANAVVYAMAMQGDGRILMAGAFTTLHPGGVGAMTPRTYLARLNDDGTVDGDFDPGPDQAVFSVVRQTNGKILIGGNFTTLRANGAAVGTARSHVARVNGDGTLDLGFNPRANGTVHAVTLLADGKIVAGGNFTTLQANGAGVSTGRNLLVRLANEAAVATLSAPNTSVVNWVRSGAAPEVSQVKFAVSTDGGTTFSDIPGMPVRMGSTNWQLDDLTLPANGHLRARGKTYGGFYSSSGGMVETVIAFSGLTTPVPVIVVEQPTGRALVHGSGTVALAAVSNTSQTFVIRNAGTAALKNLALSVTGPNAGSFTPGALGMTTLQPGGSTSFTISAPSVVQQPVGYQTATLHITSNDPVQGSFDVPMTYSYLVRSNWRMTHYGNWMNEGDAADAADPDFNGLSNLLEFATGMRSATGNGQPMPGRLVRNGSQLEYTYTRLKAAKEECSFNVEWNDGLREVSWNRTGVTETLLTDDGILETVKAVMPAGSMTRRFVRLTVSGTADPVED, from the coding sequence ATGAAATTGCGCTGTTTTTACCTTTTCCAGGCTGCGGTGGTGGCTGGATTACTGTGGGCATCAGGCCCGGTACAGGCGGCACCAGGAGATCTGGATACGCTTGATTTGAGCGTGGTGGGAAACACGGTGCATGCGACGGTGATGCAGGCCGATGGAAAGATGATTGTGGCGGGGGATTTTACCTCGGTCTTGGGCGTGGGACGCGGCCACATCGCTAGACTCAACGCGAACGGTTCGCTGGATGTGGGGTTCAATCCTCAGGCAAACGGAAGGGTGTATGCAGTGACGGTGCAGGCGGATGGGAAAATCCTGGCGGGGGGAGATTTTACGAGCTTTCAACCGAACGGAGTGGGCGGGGCAATCGAACGCAACCGGGTGGCGCGGCTGAATGTGGACGGGACTGTGGATGCGAGCTTTGATCCCAAGGCCAATTTAACGGTTTTCAGCTTGGCGTTGCAGACGGACGGTAAGGTTTTATTGGGCGGATTTTTCACGACTCTGCAGCCCAATGGTGCAGCAGAAAGTACGCCGAGAAATTATCTGGCGAGGGTGAATACGGACGGGACTGTGGATGCGAGCTTTGACCCCAAACCGAATAATCTGGTGCGGAGTGTGGTGGTGCAGGAGGATGGGAAAATCCTGCTAGGAGGAGCCTTCGGATCTCTGCAACCGAATGGGGCGGCTGAGGCAACGCTGCGAAGCCGAATCGCCCGAGTGTATGCGAACGGGACGCTGGATGCGGACTTTGACCCCAAAACGGACGGCATCGTCTATACGGTGGCGGTGCAAGCGGATGGAAAGATCCTGCTGGGGGGTTTATTCGCGTCCCTGCAACCGAATGGTGCGCTGGCGAGTACGGCGCGCAGCCGGATCGCCCGCGTGAATGCGGATGGGACACTGGACATGGGCTTTGATCCACGGGCGAATAACAGTGTCTTTAGCATCGCTGTGCAAACCAACGGGCAAATCCTGCTGGGTGGTTTATTCTCTTCTCTCCAGCCTAACGGGGCCGCAGTGTCCACTCTGCGCAACCGCATCGCGAGGGTGAATGGGGATGGGACGCTGGATACCGAGTTTGATCCCAAACCGAACAACGATGTGTATTCGGTCGGCTTGCAGGCGGATGGCAAGATCTTGATCGGCGGGACTTTCGGGACGCTTCAGCCTAACGGGGCCTCGGTGAATACCACACGCAACCGCTTCGCCCGGCTGATGAATGATGGAGTGACGCAGGAACTGAGCGCGCCAGATATTACCCAGGTGAGGTGGGAGCGGGACGGAGCAGCTCCGGAGGTCTCCCAGGTGACTTTTGAAGTGAGTCAGGATAGCGGCACGACCTATACCCCGTTAAGCGGGGTGGCCACACGGGAGGGAAATACGGGAAGTAACTGGCAGCTTCAAGGGGTCTCTCTACCTAACAGCGGCCAACTGAGGGCCCGGGCAAAAACGGTGGGTGGTTACCAAAACGGATCTGGTGGGATGGTAGAATTAGTGGCGAATTTTAACACCACCGAAAGCAAAGCTGAAATAGCGGTGGAATATCCCTTTGGAACGGAAATTGAGACGGGGGTGGGGAGTGTGGACTTCGGCAGCGCAGCCAGCAGTGGCGATGGCACGGGAAGCACTGTGAGGACATTCAAAGTGAAGAACAGCGGAACGGATCCGCTGGCAGGATTGGGGATTACTTTCAGCGGGGAGGATGCGGGGGCATTCACGGTGAGTGCTCCGGCACAGGCCCCGGTATTGCCCAATGGCGAGACCACTTTTACGGTACGCTTTTCCCCCGAAATCTCCGGGCCGAATACGGCGCGGCTGCTGCTGGCTAGCAATGATGCGGATGAGAACCCCTATGAGATCCAGGTGACGGGCACGGGCCTGATCTCTGGAAATGCAAACCTGAGCGGGCTGACGCTGAGCGCCGGGACACTGAGTCCGGCCTTTGCGGCGGGAACGATGACGTATGTGGCGAGTGTACCGTATGGGGATACAAGCCTGACCGTGACACCAATGCTGAAGCAACCGAATGCGACCATAACGGTGAACGGGGCGCCTGTACTATCTGGAGCGGTGAGCAGCAACATTCCGCTGACCGTGGGGATGAATACGATCACGGTCATGGTGACAGCGGAGAATGAAACGACGCAGAAGACTTATACCCTAACGGTGACACGCGGGGCGGCAGTTGCCGGAGATGTGGATGAAATGGATGTGGAACTGGAGGGTACGGATGTGTATGCCGTGGCAGTGCAGGCGGATGGCAAGGTGCTCATCGGGGGAAATTTCTCATCGGTCCTGGGGGTGCCACGCAACCACATCGCACGGCTGAATAATGACGGGACATTGGATGCTACTTTTGACCCCAAGGCTGGCGGGGGAATCATTTCCTGCCTGACGGTGCAGGAGGATGGAAAAATCCTGGTGGGTGGAAGTTTCACCAGCATGCAGCCGAACGGAGCAGCGGAGAGTACTCCCAGACACTATATCGCACGACTGAATACGGATGGGACGCTGGACGCCACCTTTGACCCGAAGCCTAACAATGTGGTGCGAAGTGTGGCGGTGCAGGCGGATGGAATGATCTTGCTAGGAGGTGACTTTACCACTCTGCAACCGAACGGCGGCGTAACCAGCACACCGCGCAGCAAGATCGCGCGGGTGAATGCCCAGGGGGAGGTGGACATGGACTTTGATCCACGGACTAACGGCACTGTGTTTAGCGTGGTGGAGCAGACAGACGGGAAAATACTGCTGGGGGGAGCATTCACCTCTTTACAACCTAATGGTGCGGAAGGGAGCACGGCGCGGATGTATATGGCGAGAGTGAATGCGGATGGGACGCTGGATACGGCTTTCGATCCGCAGGCGAATGCGGTCGTGTATGCCATGGCCATGCAGGGGGATGGTCGAATTTTAATGGCAGGAGCCTTTACCACCCTGCATCCGGGTGGTGTGGGAGCCATGACGCCACGAACCTACCTGGCCAGGCTAAATGACGACGGGACGGTGGATGGCGACTTTGATCCGGGGCCTGATCAGGCGGTCTTCAGTGTGGTGCGACAAACGAATGGCAAAATCTTGATCGGAGGAAACTTCACCACGCTGCGTGCTAACGGTGCTGCCGTAGGAACGGCGCGGAGCCATGTGGCAAGGGTGAATGGGGACGGAACGCTGGACCTTGGATTTAACCCTCGCGCCAATGGGACGGTGCATGCGGTGACCTTGCTGGCGGATGGAAAAATAGTCGCAGGGGGAAATTTCACGACTCTCCAGGCTAACGGGGCAGGCGTCAGCACGGGACGCAATTTGCTAGTTAGGCTGGCTAATGAGGCGGCAGTGGCGACTCTATCCGCGCCGAACACATCGGTGGTGAACTGGGTGCGCAGCGGAGCGGCACCGGAGGTCTCGCAGGTGAAGTTCGCAGTCAGCACGGACGGTGGAACGACCTTTTCAGATATACCTGGAATGCCGGTGAGAATGGGCAGCACGAACTGGCAACTGGACGATCTGACTTTACCCGCGAACGGGCATCTACGTGCCCGAGGCAAGACGTATGGGGGGTTTTACAGCAGCAGTGGAGGGATGGTGGAAACGGTGATCGCCTTTAGCGGTCTGACAACACCGGTGCCAGTGATCGTGGTGGAGCAACCGACAGGAAGGGCCTTGGTCCACGGCAGCGGAACGGTGGCCCTGGCGGCGGTGTCAAATACGAGCCAGACTTTTGTGATTCGCAATGCGGGCACGGCAGCGTTGAAGAATCTGGCCCTGAGTGTGACGGGACCCAATGCGGGATCCTTTACGCCAGGGGCGCTGGGAATGACCACGCTCCAACCGGGAGGCAGCACAAGTTTTACCATCAGTGCCCCGAGTGTGGTCCAGCAGCCGGTGGGGTATCAAACGGCGACTTTGCACATCACGAGCAACGATCCTGTGCAGGGTTCATTCGATGTGCCGATGACGTATAGCTACCTGGTGCGGTCCAACTGGCGGATGACCCACTATGGAAACTGGATGAATGAAGGGGATGCAGCGGATGCGGCTGACCCGGACTTTAACGGGCTATCCAATCTGCTGGAATTCGCGACGGGGATGCGGAGTGCGACTGGGAACGGGCAACCTATGCCGGGGAGACTGGTGCGGAATGGAAGCCAGCTTGAGTACACTTACACACGCCTGAAAGCGGCGAAGGAGGAGTGCAGCTTCAACGTGGAATGGAACGACGGTCTGCGGGAGGTGAGCTGGAACCGAACCGGTGTGACAGAAACGCTGCTGACGGATGACGGCATCCTGGAAACGGTGAAAGCGGTGATGCCCGCAGGCAGCATGACACGGCGGTTTGTACGACTGACGGTGAGCGGAACTGCGGACCCGGTGGAGGACTAA
- a CDS encoding pyridoxal-phosphate-dependent aminotransferase family protein, with amino-acid sequence MSTHVKLYIPGPVEVSPATFAAMSQPMMGHRGKGFQDLYAEIQPMLQTLFGTKQQVFLSTSSAWGVMEGSIRNLVKKKVLNCCNGAFSDKWLDVSKRCGKQAEAYQVEWGQPILPEEIDKRLATGEFDAVTFIHNETSTGVLSPLTEIAALKKKYPDVMFITDSVSGFTTLPVNFDELGIDVLLTGSQKAFALPPGLALFTASEAAMARAATIEDRGYYFDFIEFKANGEKSMTPSTPCISLIYGLRHQLKAMFAEGLENRYARHARLNGMVHEWVRKNGFEFFAPEGYRSKSLTCVANNREIDVAAFIGLLKKNHSLIIDGGYGKLKGKTFRISNMGDETDETIGAVIAALDDSLAKL; translated from the coding sequence ATGAGCACCCACGTCAAACTCTACATCCCTGGTCCTGTCGAAGTTAGCCCCGCCACCTTTGCGGCCATGTCCCAGCCGATGATGGGTCATCGTGGCAAGGGATTCCAGGATCTGTATGCCGAGATCCAGCCCATGCTGCAGACTCTCTTTGGTACCAAGCAGCAGGTGTTCTTGAGCACCTCTTCTGCCTGGGGCGTCATGGAAGGATCCATTCGTAACTTGGTCAAAAAGAAAGTCCTGAACTGCTGCAATGGTGCCTTTTCGGACAAATGGCTGGATGTCTCCAAGCGCTGCGGCAAACAGGCTGAAGCTTATCAGGTCGAGTGGGGCCAGCCCATCCTGCCAGAGGAAATTGACAAGCGTCTTGCCACCGGTGAATTCGACGCCGTCACCTTCATCCACAATGAAACGTCCACGGGCGTCCTCAGCCCCCTGACGGAAATCGCCGCGCTGAAGAAAAAGTATCCAGACGTGATGTTCATCACGGATTCCGTTTCAGGCTTCACCACTTTGCCGGTGAATTTCGACGAACTCGGCATTGATGTCCTCCTCACCGGCAGCCAGAAAGCTTTTGCCCTGCCTCCTGGTCTGGCGCTCTTCACTGCTTCCGAAGCCGCCATGGCCCGTGCAGCCACCATTGAAGATCGCGGTTACTATTTTGACTTCATCGAGTTCAAAGCCAATGGCGAAAAGAGCATGACGCCGAGCACCCCGTGCATCAGCCTCATCTACGGTCTGCGCCACCAGCTCAAGGCCATGTTTGCTGAAGGTCTGGAAAACCGTTATGCCCGCCATGCCCGCCTCAACGGCATGGTCCATGAATGGGTGCGCAAAAACGGCTTCGAATTTTTTGCTCCTGAAGGCTACCGTTCCAAGTCACTGACCTGCGTCGCCAACAATCGCGAGATTGATGTCGCTGCATTCATCGGCCTCCTCAAAAAGAATCACAGCCTCATCATTGATGGCGGTTACGGAAAGCTGAAGGGCAAGACCTTCCGCATCTCCAACATGGGTGACGAAACCGATGAAACCATCGGTGCCGTCATCGCCGCACTCGACGACAGCTTGGCCAAACTTTAA
- a CDS encoding zinc ribbon domain-containing protein — MFRPPGQCPACGEWVPRGAVACDDCGACDRSGWKSERAVYDGLDLPDEDFDYNEFVEREFGQEKTGPRVSREIFWRWVAAIVLAVMILGYIMSAF; from the coding sequence ATGTTCCGCCCGCCAGGTCAATGTCCCGCCTGTGGCGAGTGGGTGCCACGCGGAGCTGTTGCGTGCGATGACTGCGGAGCCTGTGACCGGTCCGGCTGGAAAAGTGAGCGGGCGGTTTATGACGGCCTCGATCTGCCGGATGAGGACTTCGATTACAACGAGTTTGTCGAGCGTGAGTTTGGCCAAGAAAAAACTGGCCCCAGAGTTTCTCGGGAAATCTTCTGGCGCTGGGTCGCCGCCATTGTTCTGGCCGTGATGATCCTCGGTTATATCATGTCCGCTTTTTGA